In Corvus cornix cornix isolate S_Up_H32 chromosome 4A, ASM73873v5, whole genome shotgun sequence, one genomic interval encodes:
- the LOC104691343 gene encoding diacylglycerol O-acyltransferase 2-like isoform X1, giving the protein MKTIIAACSQNLSARWPRPCASRAVLGGGRVPLSAGSRASIQTALRTLLAVPWPSQRDVRSALQLLAVLQWVLSFLLLGTVSLLLLIYLLFTSLWLVPVLYLAWIIFDWDTPEKGGRRLPCLRRWTVWKHFRDYFPVKLVKTHDLSPSHNYIIGSHPHGILCVGAFCNFITGSTGFEELFPGIRSFLTTLAGNFRLPVFREYLMSGGLCPVTRRAIGYLLSQKGTGNAVAIVIGGAAESLSCRPGVTTLILKNRKGFVRMALRHGAFLVPSFSFGENDLFRQVVFEEGSWMRSIQRRFQKIMGFAPCLFYGRGLTSGRSHGFLPFSRPITTVVGEPVAVPKVENPSRELVDRYHELYIHALLKLFKENKTKYGLSESDELHIL; this is encoded by the exons ATGAAAACCATCATCGCAGCCTGCTCCCAGAATCTCAGCG CCCGCTGGCCCCGCCCGTGTGCGAGCCGTGCTGTTTTGGGCGGCGGCCGTGTCCCCCTCTCCGCAGGCAGCCGGGCCAGCATCCAGACTGCCCTGAGGACGCTGCTGGCCGTGCCCTGGCCCTCGCAGCGCGACGTCCGCTCTGCGCTCCAGCTCCTGGCCGTGCTGCAGTGGGTGctcagcttcctgctgctgg GGACCGtcagcctcctgctcctcatcTACCTGCTGTTCACCAGCCTCTGGCTCGTCCCCGTGCTCTACCTGGCGTGGATCATCTTCGACTGGGACACGCCGGAGAAAG GTGGCAGGAGGCTGCCGTGCCTGCGGCGATGGACCGTGTGGAAGCACTTTAGGGATTATTTCCCCGTGAAG CTGGTGAAGACACACGACCTCTCCCCCAGCCACAACTACATCATCGGCTCGCACCCCCACGGCATCCTCTGCGTCGGCGCCTTCTGCAACTTCATCACGGGCTCCACGGGCTTCGAGGAGCTGTTCCCGGGCATCCGCTCCTTCCTCACTACGCTGGCCGGGAACTTCCGCCTGCCCGTGTTTCGGGAGTACCTGATGAGTGGGG GGCTGTGCCCGGTGACCCGCCGTGCCATCGGGTACCTGCTGTCCCAGAAAGGCACCGGTAACGCCGTGGCCATCGTCATCGGCGGCGCGGCCGAGTCGCTGTCCTGCCGGCCCGGCGTCACCACGCTCATCCTCAAGAATCGCAAGGGTTTCGTCCGCATGGCCCTGCGGCACGG GGCCTTCCTCgtcccctccttctcctttggGGAGAACGACCTCTTCCGCCAGGTGGTCTTTGAGGAGGGCAGCTGGATGAGGAGCATCCAGCGGCGCTTCCAGAAGATTATGGGCTTCGCTCCCTGCCTGTTCTACGGCCGTGGCCTCACCTCCGGCCGCTCCCACGGCTTCCTGCCGTTCTCCAGACCCATCACCACAGTGG TGGGGGAGCCGGTGGCCGTGCCCAAGGTGGAGAACCCGAGCCGGGAGCTGGTGGACCGGTACCATGAGCTCTACATCCATGCCCTGCTCAAGCTCTTCAAGGAGAACAAGACCAAGTATGGGCTGTCCGAGTCAGACGAGCTGCACATCCTCTGA
- the LOC104691343 gene encoding diacylglycerol O-acyltransferase 2-like isoform X2, whose protein sequence is MKTIIAACSQNLSGSRASIQTALRTLLAVPWPSQRDVRSALQLLAVLQWVLSFLLLGTVSLLLLIYLLFTSLWLVPVLYLAWIIFDWDTPEKGGRRLPCLRRWTVWKHFRDYFPVKLVKTHDLSPSHNYIIGSHPHGILCVGAFCNFITGSTGFEELFPGIRSFLTTLAGNFRLPVFREYLMSGGLCPVTRRAIGYLLSQKGTGNAVAIVIGGAAESLSCRPGVTTLILKNRKGFVRMALRHGAFLVPSFSFGENDLFRQVVFEEGSWMRSIQRRFQKIMGFAPCLFYGRGLTSGRSHGFLPFSRPITTVVGEPVAVPKVENPSRELVDRYHELYIHALLKLFKENKTKYGLSESDELHIL, encoded by the exons ATGAAAACCATCATCGCAGCCTGCTCCCAGAATCTCAGCG GCAGCCGGGCCAGCATCCAGACTGCCCTGAGGACGCTGCTGGCCGTGCCCTGGCCCTCGCAGCGCGACGTCCGCTCTGCGCTCCAGCTCCTGGCCGTGCTGCAGTGGGTGctcagcttcctgctgctgg GGACCGtcagcctcctgctcctcatcTACCTGCTGTTCACCAGCCTCTGGCTCGTCCCCGTGCTCTACCTGGCGTGGATCATCTTCGACTGGGACACGCCGGAGAAAG GTGGCAGGAGGCTGCCGTGCCTGCGGCGATGGACCGTGTGGAAGCACTTTAGGGATTATTTCCCCGTGAAG CTGGTGAAGACACACGACCTCTCCCCCAGCCACAACTACATCATCGGCTCGCACCCCCACGGCATCCTCTGCGTCGGCGCCTTCTGCAACTTCATCACGGGCTCCACGGGCTTCGAGGAGCTGTTCCCGGGCATCCGCTCCTTCCTCACTACGCTGGCCGGGAACTTCCGCCTGCCCGTGTTTCGGGAGTACCTGATGAGTGGGG GGCTGTGCCCGGTGACCCGCCGTGCCATCGGGTACCTGCTGTCCCAGAAAGGCACCGGTAACGCCGTGGCCATCGTCATCGGCGGCGCGGCCGAGTCGCTGTCCTGCCGGCCCGGCGTCACCACGCTCATCCTCAAGAATCGCAAGGGTTTCGTCCGCATGGCCCTGCGGCACGG GGCCTTCCTCgtcccctccttctcctttggGGAGAACGACCTCTTCCGCCAGGTGGTCTTTGAGGAGGGCAGCTGGATGAGGAGCATCCAGCGGCGCTTCCAGAAGATTATGGGCTTCGCTCCCTGCCTGTTCTACGGCCGTGGCCTCACCTCCGGCCGCTCCCACGGCTTCCTGCCGTTCTCCAGACCCATCACCACAGTGG TGGGGGAGCCGGTGGCCGTGCCCAAGGTGGAGAACCCGAGCCGGGAGCTGGTGGACCGGTACCATGAGCTCTACATCCATGCCCTGCTCAAGCTCTTCAAGGAGAACAAGACCAAGTATGGGCTGTCCGAGTCAGACGAGCTGCACATCCTCTGA
- the P2RY4 gene encoding P2Y purinoceptor 4 isoform X1 — protein sequence MLQHSLHQIWFWLHPHLHQQHSSSCSPVTHASIHPRLEELFHQEWWRVWSRHRQPSPVLCWTPWWWQNLPFPSRVLNFDSLSSCRLPRSSQIPAFDPNACRRECPAGLVNLLCHELGHGSSSSSPQGSVHPFPTDSTRRLLAVQGHSLPKAPLTAPAGLLWVTAFPRTSLSSPPAFLLPRSPSGAAALSGWCQLGCGSFQEAALAPAGGCWCSSRSHCSAAVGLCPAGPAWCSVPGAELRPRPAPGSAWRSRPCAGSKRSGWQNMAAPVRTFPVALWTPTPAPWLGGNTTAEPEAKCVFNEEFKFILLPVSYSFVFVVGLPLNSWALWMFISRMRPWNATTTYMVNLALSDTLYVLSLPTLVYYYADRNNWPFGTGLCKIVRFLFYANLYSSILFLTCISVHRYVGICHPIRSLKWVKTKQARIICVAAWLVVTICLIPNLIFVTTSSKGNITLCHDTTKPEEFDHYVHYSSSVMALLFGVPFLIIVLCYCLMAKRLCKSNFSSPSLRMPSYKRRSIKMIIVVLVVFAICFVPFHITRTLYYTSRYFQADCRTLNIINFTYKVTRPLASINSCLDPILYFMAGDKYRGWLRRGAAQRLRPVPTLDVALVSPFTDNVMDGSHISSGTRGTGTARSGGGC from the exons ATGCTGCAGCATTCTCTCCATCAAATATGGTTTTGGCTACACCCTCAtctccaccagcagcacagcagctcctgctctccgGTTACTCATGCAAGCATCCATCCTCGGTTGGAGGAATTGTTTCACCAGGAATGGTGGAGGGTGTGGTCAAGGCACAGGCAGCCCTCACCAGTCCTTTGCTGGACACCATGGTGGTGGCAGAACCTCCCTTTTCCCTCGAGAGTTCTGAACTTTGACAGCTTGTCCTCATGCCGACTTCCCAGGAGTTCCCAGATCCCAGCCTTTGATCCTAATGCTTGCAGGAGGGAATGTCCTGCCGGCCTTGTGAACTTGCTCTGCCATGAGCTGGGAcatggctccagcagctcctctccacaGGGCTCAGTTCATCCCTTCCCTACGGACAGCACCCGGCGGCTCCTCGCTGTCCAGGGACACTCTCTCCCAAAGGCTCCTTTAACAGCCCCTGCAGGACTTCTCTGGGTCACAGCATTCCCCCGGACAagcctttcttctcctcccGCCTTTCTTCTCCCAAGGAGCCCTTCGGGAGCAGCGGCATTGTCAGGATGGTGCCAATTAGGCTGCGGCAGCTTCCAAGAGGCTGCGCTGGCCCCGGCCGGGGGCTGCTGGTGCTCGTCAAGGTCTCATTGTTCGGCAGCCGTGGGGCTGtgcccggcggggccggcgtGGTGCTCTGTCCCCGGGGCGGAGCTGCGTCCCCGGCCCGCTCCCGGCTCCGCGTGGCGCAGCCGCCCCTGCGCCGGCTCAAAGAG GTCTGGCTGGCAGAACATGGCTGCTCCAGTGAGGACGTTCCCAGTTGCCCTGTGGACACCGACGCCGGCTCcctggctgggagggaacaCCACAGCAGAGCCTGAGGCAAAGTGTGTCTTCAACGAGGAGTTCAAGTTCATCCTGCTGCCCGTCTCCTACAGCTTCGTCTTCGTGGTGGGGCTGCCCCTCAACTCCTGGGCCCTGTGGATGTTCATCTCCAGGATGAGGCCCTGGAATGCCACCACCACCTACATGGTCAACCTGGCCCTCTCGGACACGCTCTACgtcctgtccctgcccacccTCGTCTATTATTACGCCGACCGCAACAATTGGCCCTTCGGGACGGGGCTTTGTAAGATCGTGCGGTTCCTCTTCTACGCCAACCTCTACAGCAGCATCCTCTTCCTCACCTGCATCAGCGTGCACCGCTACGTGGGCATCTGCCACCCCATCCGCTCCCTCAAGTGGGTGAAGACCAAGCAGGCCCGCATCATCTGCGTGGCCGCCTGGCTTGTGGTCACCATTTGCCTCATCCCCAACCTCATCTTTGTCACCACCAGCTCCAAGGGCAACATCACCCTGTGCCACGACACCACCAAGCCCGAGGAGTTCGACCACTATGTGCACTACAGCTCCTCCGTCATGGCCCTGCTCTTTGGGGTGCCCTTCCTGATCATCGTCTTGTGCTACTGCCTGATGGCCAAGCGGCTCTGCAAGTCCAActtctccagccccagcctccgGATGCCCTCCTACAAGAGGCGCTCCATCAAGATGATCATCGTGGTGCTCGTCGTCTTCGCCATCTGCTTCGTCCCCTTCCACATCACCCGCACCCTCTACTACACCTCCCGCTACTTCCAGGCCGACTGCCGGACCCTCAACATCATCAACTTCACCTACAAGGTCACGCGGCCCCTGGCCAGCATCAACAGCTGCCTCGACCCCATTCTGTACTTCATGGCCGGGGACAAGTACCGGGGGTGGCTGCGCCGCGGGGCTGCCCAGCGCCTCCGGCCCGTGCCCACCCTGGACGTGGCCTTGGTGTCACCCTTCACAGACAACGTCATGGATGGCAGCCACATCTCCAGTGGCACCCGAGGGACCGGGACTGCACGCAGCGGAGGCGGGTGCTGA
- the P2RY4 gene encoding P2Y purinoceptor 4 isoform X2, with protein MAAPVRTFPVALWTPTPAPWLGGNTTAEPEAKCVFNEEFKFILLPVSYSFVFVVGLPLNSWALWMFISRMRPWNATTTYMVNLALSDTLYVLSLPTLVYYYADRNNWPFGTGLCKIVRFLFYANLYSSILFLTCISVHRYVGICHPIRSLKWVKTKQARIICVAAWLVVTICLIPNLIFVTTSSKGNITLCHDTTKPEEFDHYVHYSSSVMALLFGVPFLIIVLCYCLMAKRLCKSNFSSPSLRMPSYKRRSIKMIIVVLVVFAICFVPFHITRTLYYTSRYFQADCRTLNIINFTYKVTRPLASINSCLDPILYFMAGDKYRGWLRRGAAQRLRPVPTLDVALVSPFTDNVMDGSHISSGTRGTGTARSGGGC; from the coding sequence ATGGCTGCTCCAGTGAGGACGTTCCCAGTTGCCCTGTGGACACCGACGCCGGCTCcctggctgggagggaacaCCACAGCAGAGCCTGAGGCAAAGTGTGTCTTCAACGAGGAGTTCAAGTTCATCCTGCTGCCCGTCTCCTACAGCTTCGTCTTCGTGGTGGGGCTGCCCCTCAACTCCTGGGCCCTGTGGATGTTCATCTCCAGGATGAGGCCCTGGAATGCCACCACCACCTACATGGTCAACCTGGCCCTCTCGGACACGCTCTACgtcctgtccctgcccacccTCGTCTATTATTACGCCGACCGCAACAATTGGCCCTTCGGGACGGGGCTTTGTAAGATCGTGCGGTTCCTCTTCTACGCCAACCTCTACAGCAGCATCCTCTTCCTCACCTGCATCAGCGTGCACCGCTACGTGGGCATCTGCCACCCCATCCGCTCCCTCAAGTGGGTGAAGACCAAGCAGGCCCGCATCATCTGCGTGGCCGCCTGGCTTGTGGTCACCATTTGCCTCATCCCCAACCTCATCTTTGTCACCACCAGCTCCAAGGGCAACATCACCCTGTGCCACGACACCACCAAGCCCGAGGAGTTCGACCACTATGTGCACTACAGCTCCTCCGTCATGGCCCTGCTCTTTGGGGTGCCCTTCCTGATCATCGTCTTGTGCTACTGCCTGATGGCCAAGCGGCTCTGCAAGTCCAActtctccagccccagcctccgGATGCCCTCCTACAAGAGGCGCTCCATCAAGATGATCATCGTGGTGCTCGTCGTCTTCGCCATCTGCTTCGTCCCCTTCCACATCACCCGCACCCTCTACTACACCTCCCGCTACTTCCAGGCCGACTGCCGGACCCTCAACATCATCAACTTCACCTACAAGGTCACGCGGCCCCTGGCCAGCATCAACAGCTGCCTCGACCCCATTCTGTACTTCATGGCCGGGGACAAGTACCGGGGGTGGCTGCGCCGCGGGGCTGCCCAGCGCCTCCGGCCCGTGCCCACCCTGGACGTGGCCTTGGTGTCACCCTTCACAGACAACGTCATGGATGGCAGCCACATCTCCAGTGGCACCCGAGGGACCGGGACTGCACGCAGCGGAGGCGGGTGCTGA